A stretch of DNA from Calditrichota bacterium:
ACCGACCACCTCTGCGACCTGCTCTTCACCACCTGCGAGGACGCCAACGCCAACCTGCGCGCCGAAGGCATCGCCGAGGACAAGATCCACTTTGTCGGCAACACCATGGTCGAATCGCTCCTCACCTTTTTGCCGCAGGCGCAGCGGTCAGCAGTTGGCGAGAGGCTGCAGCTGAGCCGCGGCGACTACTGTCTGGTCACCCTGCACCGTCCGTCCAACGTAGATGACCCCAATGCGCTGGCGGGCCTGTTCGGCGCGCTGCAGGAGATCGCCGAGGAGCTCAAGGTGGTCTTCCCTGCCCACCCGCGCACGCAGAAGCGGCTGCGGGAGTTCGGACTGTGGTCGCCGGACAAGCAGGCTGGCAGCGTGGTGGTGCTCGACCCGGTGGGCTATGTTGATTTTCTCTGGTTGGAAGCCAACGCGCGTTTGGTGATCACCGACTCTGGCGGCGTGCAGGAGGAGACGACCATTCTGGGGGTTCCCTGCCTCACGGTGCGCCAAAACACCGAGCGGCCCATCACCATCAGCATGGGCACGAACGTCCTGGTCGGGACGGACCCGCGGCGACTGGTGGCAGAGGCCAAGCGCGTCTTGGCCGGCAACGGCAAGCGGGGCAGCGTGCCGCCGCTGTGGGACGAGCACGTGTCGGGGCGTATCGTCGCGGCCCTGGTGACGTGGTGGGAGAGGCGCGCCCCAGCGTCCGTAGCCGCCGCAGCAAAGGAGGCGTGAGGCAGCATGGCGAACCCGGCAGGGGAACTGAGCTCTCTTCAGATGCGGCTCTGCCAGCGGGCTGACCACTCTGAAGGCGCACCGGTAGAGGGCTATGACCCGCCGCCGAGCCAGTGCGAAGAGGCGATCCAAGGTAGCAAGGTGATGAGGTGGATTTTCTAACCACGGATGGGCACGGATAGCTACGTATCATTGGTGATAGCTACTGATCCGAGAAGATCAGTGGAAGTATCAGTGTTATCAGTGGTTGAAAAAAGCGGCTGATGGGCGCTGATTACCGCTGATGCACGCTGATGATATGGAACCACCGGGTGATAACGCGACTTTTTGACCACGGATAGGCACGGATAGCCGCGGATGATTGGCAGTAGTGAGGGATCGGCGACGATCGCTCTTAGTATCAGTGTTATCAGTGGTTGAAAGAAACGGCTGATGGGCGCTGACACCTGCTGATGTACGCTGATGAGATGCAACACGCGGTGCGATCACGTGGCTTTTTAAGCACGGATAGGCACGGATAGCCGCGGATGATTGGTAATGGTCACGGATCGGCGAGGATCAGCGGTGGTATCAGTGCTATGAGCAGTTGCAAAGCTGGTGGTGGGCGTTGATAGCGGCAAGGGAGGCCTGAAACATTATGGCGAACCGCGCGCGGGACTGGTACAGGCAGGCGGAGCGGGATCTGCAGCAGGCAGAGGATTCTCGTGGCGCGGGACGGCATGAGTGGGCCTGTTTTGCTGCCCAGCAGGCCGCCGAGAAGGCGGTGAAGGCGCTCCATCTCCATCTGGGACAGGAGGGGTGGGGTCATGTGGTGGCGAAGCTGTTGAGCGCCTTGCCGCCGGAGGTCTCGCCACCCAAAGAGCTGCTGGACAAGGCACGGGTGCTGGACTCCTTCTACATACCCCCGCGCTACCCGAACAGCTACCCCGAAGGTGCGCCGTTCGAACATTACGGCCCCCTGCAGAGCCAGGAGGCGATCTCGTATGCCAGTGAGATCCTTGCGTTCGTGCGTGCGCACATGGCCTGATGCCCGGAGCGTGGATGCAGCGGTGCGCGCATGGGCAAGGGAGATGGCGAAGCAGCGCCTGGAGGTGGTGCGCATGGGCTACTTTGGCTCGTATGCGCGCGGCGACTGGGGAGTGGGGAGCGACGTAGACCTTATCGTGGTGGTGCGGGAGTCTAAGGTGCCGTTTGTCCGCCGGGCTGCTGAGTGGGACACCACGACCCTCCCGGTGCCGGCAGACGTACTGGTCTACACGCAGGAGGAATGGTCCTCACCTGGACTGCAGGAGCGTTTTGGCAGGGTGGCCGAACAAGTGGTGTGGGTGTTCGAGAGGCGTGAGGGGGGCTGCCGGAGAAACCGCTGACGGGCGCCGATAACCGCTGATATACGCTGATAATATGCAACCACCGAGGTGAGCACGCGACTTTTTAGCCACGGATAGGCACGGATAACCACGGATCATTGGGAATAGCTTCTGATCAGCGAAGATCGGTGGCAGTAT
This window harbors:
- a CDS encoding nucleotidyltransferase domain-containing protein; translation: MPVRSLRSCVRTWPDARSVDAAVRAWAREMAKQRLEVVRMGYFGSYARGDWGVGSDVDLIVVVRESKVPFVRRAAEWDTTTLPVPADVLVYTQEEWSSPGLQERFGRVAEQVVWVFERREGGCRRNR
- the wecB gene encoding UDP-N-acetylglucosamine 2-epimerase (non-hydrolyzing), translating into MKLVLVAGARPNFMKVAPILKGLRAYPEHFTPVFVHTGQHYDADMSDVFLADLGLPQPDHYLGVGSGTHAEQTAAVLEAFEPVVHAERPDVVIVVGDVNSTLAAALAAAKLCVPVAHVEAGLRSFDRTMPEEVNRILTDHLCDLLFTTCEDANANLRAEGIAEDKIHFVGNTMVESLLTFLPQAQRSAVGERLQLSRGDYCLVTLHRPSNVDDPNALAGLFGALQEIAEELKVVFPAHPRTQKRLREFGLWSPDKQAGSVVVLDPVGYVDFLWLEANARLVITDSGGVQEETTILGVPCLTVRQNTERPITISMGTNVLVGTDPRRLVAEAKRVLAGNGKRGSVPPLWDEHVSGRIVAALVTWWERRAPASVAAAAKEA
- a CDS encoding HEPN domain-containing protein → MANRARDWYRQAERDLQQAEDSRGAGRHEWACFAAQQAAEKAVKALHLHLGQEGWGHVVAKLLSALPPEVSPPKELLDKARVLDSFYIPPRYPNSYPEGAPFEHYGPLQSQEAISYASEILAFVRAHMA